The sequence below is a genomic window from Nitrospinota bacterium.
TCATAGAGCCTCTCAGGTAATGTTAACATCATTTGATTAAGGACCTGTTGCTGATTTTGTCGTATTTTTTGCAAATCACGATTCGGCAATCGGGAGTCATCCTCCACCGAGGCCAGCTCTCGTTCCAAATCCCTGATGTATCGCTCAACCTCTGGTTGAGATGAAATAACGCTTCCTTGCTCGACCACAACCTGTCCATTAGTCTCCGACTTCAAACTAAAATCCTTGCGGTGGAGCACCTGCGAGGTCTCTTTCCTATTCTCGTTCGAAAGCATTCCGCCAGCTAGAGTTAGTTCATCACGAATGGTTTCCTTCAAATTCATAGTGGGCGAGTACCTTGTGGTAGCCAAATATGCCTGAGGTCCGAGTGTCTTAGTACATCTGCATTGCGGTGAAGGGATAGAATGCAATTTGGTAGAACCAACAAAAGAACAGAACGGTGGCCGAGGCGGAGACCACAAGCGGGTAGCGGAGCCCCCCGAGGATATTTTTGCCACTTCGAACGATAGTTAATCCACTTGCGCTTGAGGGCTCAGTTGGGCATAGGGCATCGCATTGATGGAGCTTGAAGCGGTTTCGGGCGACGGACCGATAAGCCGACCCGCCGAGCGAGGCGGCCCCCGGTAAAAAGAGCCACGGGGCAAGGGGCCAGAGAGCCGGGAGTTTCAGTGTGATGACCCTATAGCCGAAGAACCCTCTATAGGCCCGCCCCCGCGAAACGACGTACATCTCCTCTTCGAGATCGTCCAGCGTAAGGCCGAGGTCATGCTGGCGGTTGTATGCTCTGAGGTCGAGGCGACGAAAGTCTACAAACTCAAGCCGATTAAAGAGGTCAAGACGGGCAAGGAGACGGACGGACCTCTGGCAGAATGGACACAGCCCGTCGTAGAGCACCTCTATGGGGTTGCGGCGGGCTGCCAGCCAGCGCCCGACGGCCTTTCGGATTCGAGTCCAGTCGAAGAAGACAACTTGCAGGATGATTAGGTCTAAGAATAAGATATTCATTAGAAAAAAGATGCCGATCTGCACCATCATTATTAGGACGGGCAACGTCAGGCGGGCGATGCGGGAGAATAAGACGGCTACAAAGAGCAATTCGGTGAGGATAATAGTTAGGCCAAAAAACGCGACGAGGGTGTCTGGGGCCGAGGTCGGGTGCAGCGCCAAACCCCAGTCATACCACGTTTGTTGGAAGGTCCCTCCGAAAAGGATGGCCTTTGTGTTGGTAG
It includes:
- a CDS encoding DUF393 domain-containing protein, which encodes MDDQIAFSSETKSPLWLHRVRFRLGFVLLFLGCIWTALDIFGVTNEILQSWHVYIQASVLVVIGFGLVALVTTMPAFFRRFVGEATPGSLGAIRVLTCAILLGDTLIRDLASSALLPSEMRLPMGLLQLFYALPIGFDQFLLSEASLWAFKWVTALTLFLGMIGWRTRLMIPLGAFFYFLEGGILRQHIIFYHIGLIPLYLMVLLSLLPCADGWSVDHLRKVYKGRPVPDSERASPVYGWSRYACWVVVALPYTAAGLSKLFNGGLYWWNATNTKAILFGGTFQQTWYDWGLALHPTSAPDTLVAFFGLTIILTELLFVAVLFSRIARLTLPVLIMMVQIGIFFLMNILFLDLIILQVVFFDWTRIRKAVGRWLAARRNPIEVLYDGLCPFCQRSVRLLARLDLFNRLEFVDFRRLDLRAYNRQHDLGLTLDDLEEEMYVVSRGRAYRGFFGYRVITLKLPALWPLAPWLFLPGAASLGGSAYRSVARNRFKLHQCDALCPTEPSSASGLTIVRSGKNILGGLRYPLVVSASATVLFFCWFYQIAFYPFTAMQMY